From the Desulfohalovibrio reitneri genome, one window contains:
- the der gene encoding ribosome biogenesis GTPase Der produces the protein MPATVAIVGRPNVGKSTLFNRLLRRSAAITHDRAGVTRDRLASLARLEDREVLFIDTGGLEMEGGDEIDQGIMAQAREAVTEAQAILLVVDGREGLTGLDERVAEHIRSSGKPTLIAVNKVDGPEKEAELTAEFHALGFELAPVSAAHGYGMRDLRFRLVNELLADIPGEKEPEYEQGLRLAMLGRPNAGKSSLINRLVGADRLLVSDQAGTTRDAVDATLVRGEKRYTFVDTAGVRRRAKVTDSLERFSVMRALKSAARANVSVLVLDAGQSFSQQDKKLLAYLEKEKVPLIMAVNKTDLVPKKERKRFERAVREELRIASHVPVVFTSALSGEGVDRILPMAEKIMEETRIRISTGKLNRVMHEVLTRHQPPQVKYRRAKFYYLTQTETEPPTFVFFVNQPSLVKESYKRYVENQLRKQFNIPHAPMRIHYRASRDSQQKWG, from the coding sequence ATGCCAGCCACAGTGGCCATAGTCGGACGCCCCAACGTGGGCAAGTCCACCCTCTTCAACCGCCTGCTGCGCCGCAGTGCGGCCATCACCCACGACCGCGCCGGGGTGACGCGCGACCGCCTGGCCTCCCTGGCCCGCCTGGAGGACCGCGAGGTGCTCTTCATCGACACCGGCGGCCTGGAGATGGAGGGCGGCGACGAGATCGACCAGGGCATCATGGCCCAGGCGCGCGAGGCCGTGACCGAGGCCCAGGCCATCCTCCTTGTGGTGGATGGCCGAGAGGGCCTGACAGGCCTGGACGAGCGGGTGGCCGAGCACATCCGCTCCTCCGGCAAGCCCACCCTCATTGCGGTGAACAAGGTGGACGGCCCGGAGAAGGAAGCCGAGCTGACCGCCGAGTTCCACGCCCTTGGCTTCGAACTGGCCCCGGTCTCCGCGGCCCACGGCTACGGCATGCGCGACCTGCGTTTCCGCCTGGTCAACGAGCTGCTGGCGGACATTCCCGGGGAAAAGGAGCCCGAGTACGAGCAGGGGCTCCGCCTAGCCATGCTGGGCCGCCCCAACGCGGGCAAGTCCAGCCTCATCAACCGCCTGGTGGGGGCCGACCGCCTCCTCGTCTCCGACCAGGCGGGCACCACCCGCGACGCCGTGGACGCCACGCTGGTGCGGGGGGAGAAACGGTACACCTTCGTGGACACGGCCGGGGTGCGCCGCCGCGCCAAGGTCACCGATTCCCTTGAGCGGTTCTCGGTCATGCGGGCGCTCAAGAGCGCCGCCCGGGCGAACGTTTCCGTGCTGGTGCTGGACGCCGGGCAGAGCTTCTCCCAGCAGGACAAGAAGCTGCTGGCCTATCTGGAGAAGGAGAAGGTTCCCCTGATCATGGCCGTGAACAAGACCGACCTGGTGCCCAAAAAGGAGCGCAAGCGATTCGAGCGGGCCGTGCGCGAGGAGTTGCGCATCGCCTCCCACGTGCCGGTGGTATTCACCTCCGCCCTGTCCGGCGAGGGGGTGGACCGCATCCTGCCCATGGCCGAGAAGATCATGGAGGAGACACGCATCCGCATCTCCACGGGTAAGCTGAACCGGGTCATGCACGAGGTGCTGACCCGCCACCAGCCGCCGCAGGTCAAGTACCGCCGGGCCAAGTTCTACTACCTGACCCAGACGGAGACCGAGCCGCCCACCTTCGTCTTCTTCGTCAACCAGCCCTCCCTGGTGAAGGAGTCCTACAAGCGGTACGTGGAGAACCAGCTCCGCAAGCAGTTCAACATCCCCCACGCGCCCATGCGCATCCACTACCGGGCCAGCCGCGACTCGCAGCAGAAATGGGGCTGA
- a CDS encoding DUF4197 domain-containing protein — translation MIRRYLSSALVLVVLLLAASAWAGWMDKLKEAGEETGLIESAGLSTEETVEGLKEALRVGVDRAVGFLGQPGGYLNHEDVRIPMPDSLQSAADVARTMGKDEVVDEFVVSMNQAAERAVPEAVDVFTDAIKQMTFDDAKKILKGPDDAATRYFERTSSDDLTARFLPIVDEATDEVGVTRKYKNFTESLGPATSLMDMKALDLDGYVTEKGLDGLFLTLAREEKKIRENPAARTTEILKKVFGSKQ, via the coding sequence ATGATTCGACGTTACCTCTCGTCCGCACTCGTCCTTGTGGTTCTGTTGCTGGCCGCCAGCGCCTGGGCGGGGTGGATGGACAAGCTCAAGGAGGCTGGCGAGGAAACCGGGCTCATCGAGAGCGCGGGACTGTCCACCGAGGAGACCGTGGAGGGGCTGAAGGAGGCCCTGCGGGTGGGAGTGGACAGGGCCGTGGGCTTTCTGGGGCAGCCCGGCGGCTACCTCAACCACGAGGACGTGCGCATCCCCATGCCGGACAGCCTGCAGAGCGCGGCCGACGTGGCCCGCACCATGGGCAAGGACGAGGTGGTGGACGAGTTCGTGGTGAGCATGAACCAGGCGGCCGAACGGGCCGTGCCCGAGGCGGTGGACGTCTTCACCGACGCCATCAAGCAGATGACCTTCGACGACGCCAAGAAGATTCTCAAAGGACCGGACGACGCGGCCACGCGCTACTTCGAGCGCACCTCCAGCGACGACTTGACCGCCCGCTTCCTGCCCATCGTGGACGAGGCCACGGATGAGGTGGGCGTGACGCGCAAGTACAAGAACTTCACTGAGAGCCTGGGCCCGGCCACCAGCCTCATGGACATGAAGGCCCTGGACCTGGACGGGTACGTCACGGAGAAGGGGCTGGACGGGCTGTTCCTGACCCTGGCCCGCGAGGAGAAGAAAATCCGCGAAAACCCGGCCGCCCGCACCACGGAGATTCTGAAGAAGGTCTTCGGCTCCAAGCAGTGA
- a CDS encoding IS5 family transposase, with translation MKAKPAKSDQGNFLYEDLIDQLNPKDPLLKLAANIPWERFEQEFSSLYSEYGRPAKPIRLMVGLMILKQLENLSDERVIEAWVRNPYYQAFCGETHFRWRLPCDPTDLVYFRKRIGEGGARLIFEVSVGLHGDDAMEREIAVDTTVQEKNITFPTDVKLLTKVIKRCRAIAEFEGISLRRSFRRELPGLLRQRFKSRKIIKRIRTMAGVLIRELERKLPRDSLARHREAMQLFRRVHDQKRTDKNKIYSLHEPDVLCIGKGKEHKKYEFGRKASIAWTKTTGVIVGAMSFKENVFDGHTLPDVLEQVSQITESCPEAAICDRGYRGRKKVGDTSILIPGRPKKSDTPYQRRKARQRFRRRAGIEPVIGHLKHDFRMAKNFLKGALGDAINLLMAAAAFNFKKWMRGLISCPQFETALI, from the coding sequence ATGAAGGCCAAGCCAGCCAAAAGCGATCAGGGCAATTTCCTCTACGAGGACCTCATCGATCAGCTCAATCCCAAGGACCCGCTGCTCAAGCTTGCAGCGAACATCCCCTGGGAAAGGTTCGAGCAGGAGTTTTCTAGCCTCTATAGTGAGTATGGTCGTCCAGCAAAGCCCATCAGACTCATGGTCGGGCTCATGATCCTCAAGCAGCTTGAAAATCTGAGCGACGAGCGTGTCATTGAGGCTTGGGTCCGGAACCCCTACTATCAGGCCTTCTGCGGTGAGACGCATTTCCGGTGGAGGCTTCCTTGTGACCCCACGGACTTGGTTTATTTCCGCAAACGCATCGGCGAGGGTGGGGCGCGTTTGATCTTCGAGGTCTCGGTGGGTCTGCACGGCGACGACGCCATGGAGCGGGAGATCGCCGTGGACACCACGGTCCAGGAGAAGAACATCACCTTCCCCACTGACGTGAAGCTTCTGACCAAGGTCATCAAGCGATGCAGGGCCATCGCCGAGTTCGAAGGAATCAGCTTGCGCCGCAGTTTCCGCCGTGAATTGCCAGGCCTCCTGCGCCAGCGATTCAAGAGTCGCAAGATCATCAAACGCATTCGGACCATGGCTGGCGTCCTGATCCGCGAACTTGAGCGCAAACTGCCCAGGGATTCGTTGGCCAGGCACAGGGAAGCTATGCAGCTCTTCCGCCGGGTCCATGACCAGAAACGTACCGACAAGAACAAGATCTACAGCCTGCACGAACCGGACGTGCTTTGCATCGGCAAGGGCAAAGAGCACAAAAAGTACGAGTTCGGACGCAAGGCCTCCATCGCCTGGACCAAGACCACCGGTGTGATCGTAGGAGCCATGTCCTTCAAGGAGAACGTTTTCGACGGTCACACCCTGCCGGATGTTCTGGAGCAAGTTTCGCAAATCACGGAATCCTGCCCCGAGGCGGCCATCTGTGACCGGGGTTACAGGGGGCGCAAAAAAGTCGGTGACACGAGCATTCTGATTCCGGGCCGGCCGAAGAAAAGCGACACGCCCTACCAGAGACGAAAGGCCAGGCAACGTTTTCGCAGACGCGCTGGCATCGAGCCGGTGATCGGACATCTCAAACACGACTTCCGCATGGCCAAAAACTTCCTGAAAGGGGCCCTCGGTGATGCGATCAACCTGCTGATGGCCGCAGCCGCGTTCAACTTCAAGAAGTGGATGCGGGGACTGATATCCTGCCCCCAGTTTGAAACAGCCTTGATTTAA
- a CDS encoding transposase: MKRRKWTPEQKTRVVLEGLRGRPVGEVCAEYAISQNQYYKWRDQFLAQAHKAFETEHGAQRTAKLERENMKLKSLIGELTIELKKSGPFG; this comes from the coding sequence ATGAAGCGACGGAAGTGGACCCCGGAGCAGAAGACTCGGGTCGTCCTCGAAGGCCTTCGAGGACGACCCGTGGGCGAAGTGTGCGCCGAGTACGCCATCTCGCAGAACCAGTACTACAAGTGGCGCGATCAATTCCTTGCCCAGGCGCACAAAGCGTTCGAGACCGAGCACGGCGCACAGCGTACGGCCAAGCTTGAGCGCGAGAACATGAAGCTCAAAAGCCTGATCGGTGAGTTGACCATTGAGCTAAAAAAAAGCGGGCCGTTCGGATGA
- a CDS encoding IS3 family transposase, producing MKRGPYAKVAERNADLLARIRGIKADHPFWGYRRVWAFLRFVDGVVVGKNRVYRLMSEHDLTVKPNLRLKAKRRPTGVKPRPTRPNEWWGIDMTKIKIDGYGWLYVVIVLDWRTKKVVGHYAGDQAKAWHWLSALNAAVGRQFPEGVRDGGLHLMADNGCQPTSASFMKACRVMDIKLAFTSYNNPKGNADTERFMRTMKEELVWINEWRSPTAFCQALGSWIEEYNQGYLHSALGYKTPVTTEQELINSRTLLKKAC from the coding sequence ATGAAGCGTGGACCATATGCAAAGGTCGCCGAGCGCAACGCCGACCTCCTGGCCCGCATTCGCGGCATCAAGGCCGACCATCCGTTCTGGGGATACCGTCGGGTCTGGGCGTTTCTGCGCTTCGTGGACGGCGTAGTCGTCGGCAAAAATCGCGTCTACCGGCTCATGAGCGAGCATGACCTCACGGTGAAGCCCAACCTGCGACTCAAGGCCAAACGCAGGCCGACCGGCGTCAAGCCCCGGCCCACGCGACCCAACGAGTGGTGGGGTATCGACATGACCAAAATCAAGATTGACGGCTACGGCTGGCTGTACGTGGTCATTGTGCTTGATTGGCGCACCAAGAAGGTCGTCGGCCATTACGCCGGCGACCAGGCCAAGGCGTGGCATTGGCTCTCGGCGCTCAACGCGGCTGTCGGCAGGCAGTTCCCCGAAGGCGTGCGCGACGGCGGTCTTCATCTCATGGCCGACAACGGCTGCCAGCCGACCTCGGCGAGCTTCATGAAGGCTTGCCGCGTCATGGACATCAAACTCGCCTTCACCAGCTACAACAACCCAAAAGGCAATGCCGACACCGAGCGCTTCATGCGCACCATGAAGGAAGAGCTGGTCTGGATTAATGAATGGCGTAGCCCGACGGCCTTTTGCCAAGCCTTGGGCTCCTGGATCGAAGAATACAACCAAGGCTACCTGCACTCGGCGCTGGGGTATAAAACCCCGGTGACAACCGAGCAGGAACTGATCAACTCGCGGACTCTCTTAAAAAAGGCTTGCTAA
- the lhgO gene encoding L-2-hydroxyglutarate oxidase has product MSNSEIVIVGGGILGLTLARELLGRGRDVLVLEKEGGLGVHASGRNSGVLHAGIYYAPDSRKASTCLRGNRLMKRYCREKGLPLEESGKVIVASGEAELDVLDELHRRALACGADVAAIDEAELAELEPHAVTTDRALHSRETAVVSPKAILHSLAGDIQAMGGRIRHGARVADRRGDTGLRLADGELVGFDLLINCAGAFAEKLAHLFGAGREYRVLPFKGTYRKLRSGREKFCRSSIYPVPDIRNPFLGVHFTRSVDGDVYLGPTALPCLTREAGGSPGAEAVSILAREARLFAVNPRFRAVALAEPRKYLTRFFLRDAQKLVPSLRPEDVEPSAKFGIRPQLVDTRTNELVMDFVMEEAETSLHVLNAISPAFTSSMATARDIADRLESIAA; this is encoded by the coding sequence ATGAGCAACTCGGAAATCGTCATCGTCGGCGGGGGAATCCTGGGGCTGACCCTGGCGCGGGAACTGCTCGGCAGGGGCCGGGACGTGCTGGTCCTGGAAAAAGAGGGCGGCCTCGGCGTCCACGCCTCGGGCCGCAACTCCGGGGTGCTGCACGCGGGCATCTACTACGCCCCGGACTCCCGCAAGGCGTCCACCTGCCTGCGCGGCAACCGGCTGATGAAGCGGTATTGCCGGGAGAAAGGGCTGCCGCTGGAGGAATCCGGCAAGGTCATCGTGGCCTCCGGCGAGGCCGAGCTGGACGTGCTGGACGAACTGCACCGCCGCGCCCTGGCCTGCGGCGCGGACGTGGCCGCCATCGACGAGGCGGAGCTGGCCGAACTGGAGCCCCACGCCGTGACAACGGACCGGGCCCTGCACTCCCGCGAAACGGCCGTGGTTTCGCCCAAGGCCATCCTGCACAGCCTGGCCGGAGACATCCAGGCCATGGGCGGGCGCATCCGCCACGGGGCCAGGGTGGCGGACAGGCGGGGGGACACCGGCCTGCGCTTGGCCGACGGAGAGCTGGTGGGGTTCGACCTTCTCATCAACTGCGCCGGGGCCTTTGCGGAGAAGCTGGCCCACCTCTTCGGCGCGGGGCGGGAGTACCGGGTGCTGCCCTTCAAGGGCACCTACCGCAAGCTGCGCTCCGGGCGGGAAAAGTTCTGCCGCTCCTCCATCTACCCGGTGCCGGACATCCGCAACCCCTTCCTGGGCGTGCACTTCACCCGCTCGGTGGACGGGGACGTCTATTTGGGCCCCACCGCCCTGCCCTGCCTGACGCGGGAGGCCGGGGGCAGCCCCGGCGCGGAGGCGGTCTCCATCCTGGCCAGGGAAGCCAGGCTGTTCGCGGTCAATCCCCGCTTCCGGGCCGTGGCCCTGGCCGAACCGCGCAAGTACCTCACCCGCTTCTTCCTGCGGGATGCCCAGAAGCTGGTGCCGTCCCTGCGGCCGGAGGACGTCGAACCCAGCGCCAAGTTTGGCATCCGCCCGCAACTGGTGGACACACGCACCAACGAACTGGTCATGGACTTCGTCATGGAGGAGGCCGAGACCTCCCTGCACGTGCTCAACGCCATCTCCCCGGCCTTCACCTCCTCCATGGCCACGGCCAGAGACATCGCCGACCGGCTGGAAAGCATAGCCGCATGA
- the rfbC gene encoding dTDP-4-dehydrorhamnose 3,5-epimerase — translation MQVEPTDVPGLLRITPRVFRDERGFFLESYNAEAFAEAGVDARFVQDNHAKSAPAGVLRGFHFQAPPNDQAKLVWVVRGAVFDTVVDLREGSPTFGQWRGFVLSEENFLRLFIPRGFAHGYLTLRPDTEFMYKVDATYAPKSEGGLRWNDPDLAVDWPLSELPDDGPILSEKDEGLPLWREFETPFGFAG, via the coding sequence ATGCAAGTCGAACCGACAGATGTACCCGGCCTGTTGCGGATTACCCCACGGGTATTCCGCGACGAACGGGGCTTTTTCCTGGAAAGCTACAACGCCGAGGCCTTCGCCGAGGCGGGCGTGGACGCTCGCTTCGTGCAGGACAACCACGCCAAGAGCGCCCCGGCCGGAGTGCTGCGCGGTTTCCATTTCCAGGCTCCGCCCAACGACCAGGCCAAACTGGTCTGGGTGGTGCGCGGGGCTGTCTTCGACACGGTGGTGGACCTGCGGGAAGGGTCGCCCACTTTCGGCCAATGGCGCGGCTTCGTCCTCTCGGAAGAAAACTTCCTGCGGCTTTTCATTCCCCGCGGCTTCGCCCACGGCTACCTCACCCTGCGGCCGGACACCGAATTCATGTACAAGGTGGACGCCACCTACGCCCCGAAAAGCGAGGGCGGCCTGCGCTGGAACGACCCCGACCTGGCCGTGGACTGGCCACTGAGCGAGTTGCCGGACGACGGCCCCATCCTCTCGGAAAAGGACGAGGGACTGCCCCTGTGGCGGGAGTTCGAAACGCCCTTCGGGTTCGCGGGCTGA
- a CDS encoding mannose-1-phosphate guanylyltransferase/mannose-6-phosphate isomerase gives MNEQHDTCSPGYAIILAGGSGTRLWPLSRTLMPKQLMPLGGDLSLLQQTAARTLEAFPSERVLVVTNEEHVFEVRKQLAEVDSGLPDNVLAEPLGRNTLPAVLLALTRVDEPGALAAVFPSDHLVGDNGGWKHGLGKAFDLAEKGWFVTFGIEPNTPETGYGYIHHGRELDDGAFEVEGFREKPDLGTAKEYLASGDYFWNSGMFVFSRETFLEAVAEHQPELAAWFESVDPANPTEDYAALPDISLDYGIAEKIGRQAVVKAPFNWDDLGNWEAIYRLSDKDEQGNATSGEVLQKGCSGSMLFSRGGMLAAVGVENLIVVQTRDATLVCSMDQVQRVREVVDELKARGSQLVEAHVTVHRPWGSYTVLEEHPGYKVKRLTVLPGARLSEQMHHHRSEHWVVIRGTAKAEVDGVEHPLVENQSIDIPKGGRHRLSNPGKMEVEIIEVQSGPYLEEDDIVRFDDIYGRTGKDDGEGEGGA, from the coding sequence ATGAACGAACAGCACGACACCTGCTCCCCCGGCTACGCCATCATCCTGGCAGGCGGTTCGGGAACCCGCCTGTGGCCCCTGTCCCGCACCCTCATGCCCAAGCAGCTCATGCCCCTGGGCGGCGACCTCTCGCTTTTGCAGCAGACCGCCGCCAGGACGCTGGAGGCCTTTCCCTCGGAGCGGGTGCTGGTGGTGACCAACGAGGAACACGTCTTCGAGGTGCGCAAGCAGCTGGCCGAAGTGGACTCCGGTCTGCCTGACAACGTGCTGGCGGAGCCGCTTGGCCGCAATACCCTGCCCGCGGTGCTTCTCGCCCTGACCAGGGTTGACGAGCCCGGCGCCCTGGCAGCTGTCTTTCCCTCGGACCATCTGGTGGGGGACAACGGCGGCTGGAAGCATGGTCTGGGGAAAGCCTTCGATCTGGCCGAAAAGGGCTGGTTCGTCACCTTCGGCATCGAACCGAACACCCCGGAGACAGGGTACGGTTACATCCACCACGGCCGGGAGCTGGATGACGGGGCCTTCGAGGTGGAGGGCTTCCGCGAGAAACCGGACCTGGGCACGGCCAAGGAGTACTTGGCCTCGGGCGATTATTTCTGGAACTCCGGCATGTTCGTCTTCTCCAGGGAGACTTTTCTCGAGGCGGTCGCCGAGCACCAGCCGGAGCTGGCGGCGTGGTTCGAGTCCGTGGACCCTGCCAATCCCACCGAGGACTACGCCGCCCTGCCTGACATCAGCCTGGACTACGGCATAGCCGAGAAGATCGGCCGCCAGGCGGTGGTCAAGGCCCCGTTCAACTGGGACGACCTTGGCAACTGGGAGGCCATCTACCGCCTCTCGGACAAGGACGAGCAGGGCAACGCCACCAGCGGCGAGGTGCTGCAAAAGGGTTGCTCCGGCAGCATGCTCTTTTCCCGGGGCGGCATGCTGGCGGCCGTGGGCGTGGAGAACCTGATTGTCGTCCAGACGCGCGACGCCACCCTGGTCTGCTCCATGGACCAGGTGCAGCGCGTGCGCGAGGTGGTGGACGAACTCAAGGCGCGGGGCTCCCAGCTGGTGGAGGCGCACGTCACCGTGCACCGCCCCTGGGGCAGCTACACCGTGCTGGAGGAGCATCCCGGCTACAAGGTCAAGCGGCTGACCGTGCTGCCCGGCGCCAGGCTGTCCGAACAGATGCACCACCACCGCAGCGAGCACTGGGTGGTCATCCGGGGCACGGCCAAGGCCGAGGTGGACGGCGTGGAGCACCCGCTGGTGGAGAACCAGTCCATCGACATCCCCAAGGGCGGACGCCACCGGCTGTCCAATCCCGGGAAAATGGAGGTGGAGATCATCGAGGTGCAGTCCGGCCCGTACCTGGAAGAGGACGACATCGTCCGCTTCGACGACATCTACGGCCGCACCGGCAAGGACGATGGGGAGGGGGAAGGCGGGGCCTGA
- a CDS encoding glycosyltransferase codes for MKILFLSFYFPPFTAPGSVRAGKMAEYFHRRGHDVRVVTVNSIPLRPSLSTDLPEERCLRTPWLDVNAPYHLFRRDSGASASGPAFEGRGLLGRVASAGLAAYKKLVHFPDAQAGWLPWLLSRGGALIDSFQPDLLYASSSPPTSLLAAARLTRGRNLPWVAEYRDLWTASHYHDRPWPLSVLERRMEDRAVSTASGLVSVSDDLTRFLANRYGKPAVTVMNGFSREDYPDPAPEARAGPDTLRIVYTGIIYRNKRDPSPLFEAINLLDEDERSRVRVDFYGHRLPGLRELVENHGLNGQVSINQQVSHRESLRIQREADALLLLLWNTPEERGVYTSKLFEYLGARRPILQVGLERGAAADLIRERDVGAVSSDPTAIADLLREWLHRKREGGLPDLPEEKVADFSRESQFHVLEDFLEGLQG; via the coding sequence ATGAAGATTCTATTTCTCTCATTCTACTTTCCGCCGTTCACCGCGCCGGGCTCGGTCCGGGCGGGGAAGATGGCGGAGTATTTTCATCGTCGCGGCCACGACGTGCGGGTGGTTACGGTGAATTCCATTCCGCTGCGCCCATCCCTGTCCACGGACCTGCCCGAGGAGCGCTGCCTGCGTACGCCGTGGCTGGATGTCAACGCGCCCTACCATCTTTTTCGCCGGGATAGCGGCGCATCCGCCTCCGGCCCCGCGTTTGAGGGACGCGGTCTCCTGGGCCGCGTGGCCTCGGCCGGACTGGCCGCGTACAAGAAGCTGGTGCATTTTCCCGATGCCCAGGCAGGCTGGCTGCCGTGGCTTTTGAGCCGGGGCGGAGCGCTCATTGACTCCTTCCAGCCGGACTTGCTCTACGCCAGCTCTTCGCCGCCCACGTCGCTGCTGGCGGCCGCACGCCTGACCAGGGGCAGGAACCTGCCCTGGGTGGCGGAATACCGAGACCTGTGGACCGCCAGCCATTACCATGACCGCCCCTGGCCCCTGAGCGTCCTGGAGCGGCGCATGGAGGACCGCGCCGTGTCCACCGCCTCCGGGCTGGTCAGCGTGTCCGACGACCTCACCCGCTTTCTGGCGAATCGCTACGGCAAGCCGGCGGTGACGGTTATGAACGGTTTCAGCCGGGAGGACTACCCGGACCCCGCGCCCGAGGCCAGAGCCGGACCGGACACCCTGCGCATCGTCTACACCGGCATCATCTACCGCAACAAGCGCGACCCCTCGCCGCTGTTTGAGGCCATTAACCTGCTGGACGAAGACGAACGGAGCAGGGTGCGGGTGGATTTTTACGGCCACCGCCTGCCAGGGCTGCGGGAACTGGTCGAAAACCACGGACTGAACGGCCAGGTCTCCATCAACCAGCAGGTCTCCCACAGGGAGTCCCTGCGCATCCAGCGCGAGGCGGACGCGCTGCTGCTTTTGCTGTGGAATACCCCGGAGGAACGGGGCGTTTACACCTCCAAGCTGTTCGAGTACCTCGGCGCTCGCCGGCCCATTCTGCAAGTGGGACTGGAGCGGGGCGCGGCCGCGGACCTCATACGCGAGCGCGACGTGGGGGCGGTGAGTTCCGACCCCACGGCCATCGCGGACCTGCTGCGCGAGTGGCTGCACCGCAAGCGGGAGGGCGGCCTGCCGGACCTGCCTGAAGAGAAGGTGGCCGATTTTTCGCGGGAGAGCCAGTTCCACGTGCTGGAAGATTTTCTCGAGGGATTGCAGGGCTGA
- a CDS encoding O-antigen ligase family protein translates to MSGAVHRDAAAGDWRSLALLLALALGLQVLVTLPVGLSGLRVAASDLALPFVAAACATWAWAWGRPLPRLESPAIWRWFIGAGCVLTLGLVISWWRLDELIPWALWNRWIGFGVLVVYFLAGAWMGNLFQRSTLRNGLRVLLLFAAVSVIWSSVPYVAYILEMKNGLFRMQGWLVNPNAFGCALAFFALLHLAFRGKERLFPRWLDFSVSAVLLTGVVLSGSRSAWLGLAAGAVFLLCARFSGRMLLRLAVSGLLGGILVLGLHVVPNMAGKQQQDDDAGGKMGISRSDGRAVYITRGGIVFDGGVRHRLRLMSKAMNYWRKAPLLGNGLGYFLARERQGRDDTPNTLHNTALWLITELGLVGLTVFLGLFVQVVRVLLAKGREPPSFDSHLALGAAAAVVCMAAASAGTDLLYQRHLWWLAGLALAVPAARLSTRPEIG, encoded by the coding sequence GTGTCCGGGGCCGTTCATCGCGATGCAGCGGCTGGGGACTGGCGGTCCCTGGCGCTGCTGCTTGCGCTGGCCCTGGGACTGCAGGTCCTCGTGACCCTGCCTGTGGGCCTCTCGGGTCTGCGTGTGGCGGCTTCCGACCTGGCGCTGCCGTTCGTGGCGGCAGCCTGCGCCACGTGGGCCTGGGCGTGGGGAAGGCCTTTGCCCCGCCTGGAAAGTCCGGCGATCTGGCGTTGGTTCATCGGCGCGGGGTGCGTGCTGACTCTTGGTCTGGTTATCTCCTGGTGGCGGCTGGATGAGTTGATCCCATGGGCGCTGTGGAACCGCTGGATCGGTTTCGGCGTGCTCGTGGTCTATTTTCTCGCCGGGGCCTGGATGGGCAACCTGTTCCAGCGGTCAACCCTGCGGAACGGCCTCCGCGTGCTTCTTCTCTTCGCGGCAGTTAGCGTGATTTGGTCCTCGGTGCCGTACGTGGCCTACATCTTGGAAATGAAGAATGGTCTTTTTAGAATGCAGGGTTGGCTGGTCAACCCAAACGCCTTCGGCTGCGCCCTGGCCTTCTTCGCCCTGCTGCATCTTGCTTTCCGGGGAAAGGAACGGCTGTTCCCCCGTTGGCTTGATTTCTCGGTTTCCGCCGTCCTGCTGACCGGCGTTGTCCTAAGCGGATCCAGGAGCGCCTGGCTTGGGCTGGCGGCCGGGGCGGTCTTCCTTCTCTGCGCGCGGTTTTCCGGCCGGATGCTGCTGCGGCTGGCCGTCTCGGGGCTGCTTGGCGGAATCCTGGTGCTGGGGCTGCACGTGGTTCCCAACATGGCGGGAAAACAGCAGCAGGATGATGACGCCGGCGGAAAGATGGGCATTTCCCGAAGCGACGGCAGGGCGGTCTACATCACCCGGGGCGGTATCGTTTTCGACGGCGGGGTGCGGCACAGGCTACGTCTCATGAGCAAGGCGATGAACTATTGGCGGAAAGCTCCGCTACTGGGCAATGGGCTGGGGTATTTTCTGGCCAGGGAGCGTCAAGGTCGGGACGACACCCCGAACACCCTGCACAACACAGCGCTTTGGCTGATCACTGAACTCGGGCTTGTGGGGCTGACGGTCTTTCTCGGTCTGTTCGTCCAGGTGGTGCGTGTGCTCCTGGCCAAGGGAAGGGAACCACCCAGCTTCGATTCCCATCTGGCGCTTGGCGCGGCCGCCGCCGTGGTGTGCATGGCCGCGGCCAGCGCAGGCACCGACCTGCTTTACCAGCGCCATTTGTGGTGGCTGGCCGGGCTGGCCCTGGCCGTTCCGGCCGCGAGGCTTTCCACCAGGCCGGAAATCGGCTAG